CAGCCCGCCGCCGAGCAGGTTCGCAATCGCGTTGACCGTCGCGAGCCCGGCCGCCACGGTACTGTTGGACAGCATGTCGGTCGCGAGCGCCCAGAACGGGCCCTTGAACGAATACGCACCGACCAGCACCGCACAGAGCATGCAGACCGTGGGCAGCAGCGATCCGCTCAGCGACGTCGCGAACAGGCCCACGCCGATCAGCAGCATCGGCACGACCGTGTGCCAGCGACGTTCGCCGACGCGGTCCGAGCGCCGGCCCCAGTAGACCATCAGGATCGAGGCCACCGCGTACGGCACCGAGTTCAGCAGGCCGGTTTCCATGACGGTCAAGCCGAACGACTTCAGCAACTGCGGCTGCCACACGGACAGCGTGCTGCCTGCCGCGGAAGCACACGTGTCGACGAGCGCGAGGCACAGCACGTAGCGGTTGCGGAACAGCTGCGCAAGCGGCAGCGATGGCACCTTCTTGCGTGTCTTGTGGCCGGCGGCCAGCGCGTTCGAGAGCCACGCGCGCTCGTCGTCGTCGAGCCACCTCGCGTTCTCCGGCTTGTTCGTCAGCATGAACAGGCACGCGATGCCGAGCAGCACCGTGGGAATGCCTTCGAGGATGAACAGCCAGTGCCAGCCGCGCAGGCCCCAGACACCGTCCATCTGCAACAGCAGCGCGGAGATCGGCGAGCCGATGAAGCTCGCGGCCGGAATCGCGACCATGAACGTCGCGACGATCCGCGCCCGGTACTGCGCGGGAATCCAGTACGACAGATAAAGCAGCACGCCCGGGAAGAAGCCGGCCTCGGCCGCGCCCAGCAGGAAACGCAGCACGTAGAACGTCGTCGCGTTGTGCACGAGCGCGGTCGCCGCCGACACGATGCCCCACGTGATCATGATCCGCGCGATCCAGATCCGCGCGCCGTATTTCTGCAGCGCGAGATTGCTCGGCACTTCGAAAAAGAAGTATGAAATGAAGAACAGGCTGCTGCCGAAACCGAAGACCTGCGCCGACATCCCGAGGTCGTGGTTCATCTGCAGCGACGCCATCCCCACGTTGCCCCGGTCGATGAAGGCAAGCAGGTAGCAGATCATCAAGAAGGGAATGAGTCGCCAGACGACCTTTCGTATGGTCCGGCGCTCGATCGCGGACGCTTCCATGAAACCGGCTTGCATGTTGTCTCCGTTTATTGTGCGCCTGAGCGCGTTCCTGTGAACCGTTGCCACGCGATGACCGCCACGACGCCGCACGCCAGCACGGCGGCCATGGCGGCGAAGGTGTGTCGCACGCCGAGCGCCTCCGATGCGCTGCCGACGAGCAGGTAACCGAACGGCATCGTGCCGTTGTAGGCCATGCCGTACATCCCGACGAGCCCGCCGCGCACGTGTTCCGGACACTGCCGCTGAATCGTCGCGTTCGTCGACGTGGCCGCGAACGTGAGGCTGAAGCCGAGCGCATAGAACGCGGGAATCGAACCCGCGGCATCGGTCGTCGCGGCCAGCACGGCCAGCGCGCCGACTGCCGTCCACGGTGCATAGGCGATGAACCGGCGCGACGCGCGCGGCCCGAACGCCGACGACAGCAGCACCGCCGCGCTCAACGAGCCGGCGCCGGCGCACGCGAAGAACACGCCGGTAAAGCGCGCCGCGTCGTGAAAACCCTGGTCCGCGAGCAGCGGCACGAGCGTCTGGTAGCTGCCGGCAAACAAGCCGATGCACGCGAGAATCGGCAGATAGCGGGCCGAGAACGCATCCGACAGCACGTAGCCGACCGCGTCGCGCAGGCCGCTTTCCGTGCGCGACGGGCGGTCCACCGTCGCGGTCCGGATCGACCGCACGCACGCCGCCATGAAGCACAGCGCGAGCGCATAGATCGCAAACGACGTCCTGGGGCCCAGCGTCGGATAGACGAAGCCGGCGATGGTCGGGCCGACCATGCGCCCGACGTTGTAGACCATCGTGTTCATCGCGACCGCGTTGGACGTGTGCGTCGCATCCTGCAGGCTCGTCAGCAGCAGCACCTGCCGCGCCGGCGTTTCCACCGCGCTCGACACGCCGATCGCCAGCGCATGCGCGAGGATCAGCTTCACGCCGAGCAGGCCGAGCAGCGACAACGTGAAGAGGCTGCCCGTCAGCAGCAGCGACGTCGTCAGCACGCAGAGCGTCACGCGGCGCGCGTTGGCCGAGCCGATGCGGGAGCCCGCCACCGGTGCGACGATCAACTGCGGCCCATACAGCAGGAAGTTGAGCAGCGCGAGGATCGCCGCCGAGCCGGACAGGTGATAGATCAGAAGATTCAGCGTGACGTTCTGCGTCCAGCTGCCGAGCACCGACGCGACCTGCCCGCTCAGGTAGCGCCGCAGCGATGCCTCCGTCAGCGCGGGAAACAGCCTGTTCACCCACCCCGCTTGCGTCGCCACGTTCATGACAGCGCCTTCCCGCGCGTTTCGGGCGCGAACAGCACGACCGCGGCCGCGGCGACGAACGCGACGATCGTCGTCGCGAGCCCGAGCACGAAGCCGCCCGACGTCGACGCCAGCGCACCGATGATCAACGGCGCGATGAAGCCGCCGAGCCGGCCGCCGTTGTATGCGAGACCCATGAAGAAGCCGCGCGATGCCGTGTTGCCGATGATCTCCGCGAGGAACGGGCCGGCACCCGCGAAGATCCCGTTCACGCTGAAGCCGGTCAGAAAGATCGCGGTCATCAGCAGCAACGGATTCGCCGACACGATATACACGCCGACGGCCAGCGCGCCGACCAGCAGGTAGGCCAGGAACATCGGCCGCCGGCCGAGCCGGTCGACCCACGCCGAGAACAGCAGGAACCCGGTGATCGCGCCGAACTGCAACGCCAGCACGAACTTCAGGCTATGCACGAAGTCGAGGTGCTTCACCGTGATCAGGAACGTCGGCGTCCACGTGAATACACCCCAATAGAGATACTGCAGAAAGAAGATGAAGCAGAAGGCG
This is a stretch of genomic DNA from Burkholderia cenocepacia. It encodes these proteins:
- a CDS encoding MFS transporter, whose protein sequence is MQAGFMEASAIERRTIRKVVWRLIPFLMICYLLAFIDRGNVGMASLQMNHDLGMSAQVFGFGSSLFFISYFFFEVPSNLALQKYGARIWIARIMITWGIVSAATALVHNATTFYVLRFLLGAAEAGFFPGVLLYLSYWIPAQYRARIVATFMVAIPAASFIGSPISALLLQMDGVWGLRGWHWLFILEGIPTVLLGIACLFMLTNKPENARWLDDDERAWLSNALAAGHKTRKKVPSLPLAQLFRNRYVLCLALVDTCASAAGSTLSVWQPQLLKSFGLTVMETGLLNSVPYAVASILMVYWGRRSDRVGERRWHTVVPMLLIGVGLFATSLSGSLLPTVCMLCAVLVGAYSFKGPFWALATDMLSNSTVAAGLATVNAIANLLGGGLMVNVYGWVKAATGSYALALMPLAILTLVSVATLLLLTRNHAAGKLVGKTGTI
- a CDS encoding MFS transporter, with the protein product MNVATQAGWVNRLFPALTEASLRRYLSGQVASVLGSWTQNVTLNLLIYHLSGSAAILALLNFLLYGPQLIVAPVAGSRIGSANARRVTLCVLTTSLLLTGSLFTLSLLGLLGVKLILAHALAIGVSSAVETPARQVLLLTSLQDATHTSNAVAMNTMVYNVGRMVGPTIAGFVYPTLGPRTSFAIYALALCFMAACVRSIRTATVDRPSRTESGLRDAVGYVLSDAFSARYLPILACIGLFAGSYQTLVPLLADQGFHDAARFTGVFFACAGAGSLSAAVLLSSAFGPRASRRFIAYAPWTAVGALAVLAATTDAAGSIPAFYALGFSLTFAATSTNATIQRQCPEHVRGGLVGMYGMAYNGTMPFGYLLVGSASEALGVRHTFAAMAAVLACGVVAVIAWQRFTGTRSGAQ